In Mesorhizobium sp. 113-3-3, a genomic segment contains:
- a CDS encoding endonuclease/exonuclease/phosphatase family protein yields MKLVSYNIQYGFGSDGRYDLSRVVRIVDGADIIALQEVERHWQRSHFDDQPELLSRLLPGYHWVYGPAFDMDASELRDGRLISRRRQFGTMVLSKLPIVWSRLHALPMRRTLRPLNTRNAALECMIRTQAGPVRVLSLHLAHIAAEERLEQIDYLLAEHRRAPSEGGPWSGIDDEPSRNWTSGETEPENPLAAIWMGDFNMEPGSAEYRRIVGSTPYHRGAAYLDGFVDAAAVAIEPADDFHTHEKIIDGRLAKRRLDHCFVGGMFAGRVRSVASDIGEVASDHFPVRIDIDLETPLG; encoded by the coding sequence ATGAAGCTGGTCAGCTACAACATCCAGTACGGGTTCGGCAGCGACGGCCGTTACGATCTTTCGCGCGTGGTGCGCATCGTTGACGGCGCCGACATCATTGCCTTGCAGGAGGTGGAGCGGCACTGGCAGCGCAGCCATTTCGACGACCAGCCGGAACTGCTGTCGCGCCTGCTGCCCGGGTATCACTGGGTCTACGGCCCGGCCTTCGACATGGATGCCAGCGAGCTGCGGGACGGCCGCCTGATCAGCCGGCGCCGGCAGTTCGGTACCATGGTTCTGTCGAAGCTGCCGATCGTTTGGTCGCGGCTCCATGCACTGCCGATGCGCCGCACGCTCAGGCCGCTCAACACGCGCAACGCCGCCCTCGAATGCATGATCCGCACGCAGGCCGGCCCGGTGCGGGTGCTGTCGCTGCATCTTGCCCATATCGCCGCCGAGGAGCGGCTGGAGCAGATCGACTATCTGCTGGCCGAACACCGCCGGGCGCCGTCCGAAGGCGGGCCATGGAGCGGCATCGACGACGAGCCCTCGCGCAACTGGACCAGCGGCGAGACCGAGCCGGAAAACCCGCTTGCGGCGATCTGGATGGGCGATTTCAACATGGAGCCGGGCAGCGCCGAATACCGCCGCATCGTCGGCAGCACACCCTATCATCGGGGTGCCGCCTATCTCGACGGCTTCGTCGATGCCGCCGCCGTGGCGATCGAACCGGCCGACGACTTCCACACGCATGAGAAGATCATCGACGGCAGGCTGGCAAAGCGCCGGCTCGACCACTGTTTCGTCGGCGGGATGTTCGCGGGGCGGGTGCGCTCGGTCGCATCAGATATAGGCGAAGTGGCGTCCGACCATTTCCCGGTCCGGATCGACATCGATCTCGAGACGCCGCTCGGCTAG